One Miscanthus floridulus cultivar M001 chromosome 11, ASM1932011v1, whole genome shotgun sequence DNA window includes the following coding sequences:
- the LOC136490796 gene encoding uncharacterized protein encodes MPEAGHYGYKKTDGICDGVCGEPVSKAALTMSRLKCALRGFDLRALMVLLIGVPILILMIYAHGQKVTYFLRPIWESPPKPFKTIPHYYHENVTMENLCKLHGWKVRDIPRRVFDAVLFSNELDILEIRWNELSPYVSEFVLLESNSTFTGIKKPLHFKENKHRFGFAKSRLTYGNIGGRFVKGENPFVEESYQRVALDRLLKLARIEDDDLLIMSDVDEIPSGHTIDLLRWCDDIPDILHLQLRNYLYSFEFFLDDKSWRASIHKYKSGKTRYAHFRQTDELLADSGWHCSFCFRYISDFAFKMQAYSHVDRIRFKYFLNPERIQDVICRGADLFDMLPEEYTFQEIIAKLGPIPSTYSGVHLPSYLLKNVERFRYLLPGNCRRESG; translated from the exons ATGCCGGAGGCGGGGCACTACGGGTACAAGAAGACCGACGGCATCTGCGACGGCGTGTGCGGCGAG CCTGTGTCAAAGGCAGCTCTGACCATGTCAAGGCTAAAGTGCGCACTCCGGGGATTTGATTTAAGGGCACTTATGGTCCTCTTGATCGGTGTGCCTATTCTAATTCTGATGATATATGCGCATGGTCAGAAGGTCACATACTTCCTCCGGCCAATCTGGGAATCTCCTCCCAAGCCCTTCAAAACAATCCCTCACTACTACCATGAGAATGTCACCATGGAGAACCTCTGCAAGTTACATGGGTGGAAAGTCCGTGATATCCCACGCCGTGTCTTTGATGCTGTACTCTTCAGCAATGAGCTTGATATCCTGGAGATCCGTTGGAATGAGCTTAGTCCCTATGTGTCAGAGTTTGTGCTTCTTGAGTCCAACTCAACCTTTACTGGCATTAAAAAGCCCCTCCACTTCAAGGAAAACAAGCATCGGTTTGGGTTTGCTAAATCACGGCTGACATACGGTAATATTGGGGGAAGGTTCGTGAAGGGGGAGAACCCATTTGTTGAGGAGTCATATCAGAGGGTTGCCCTGGACCGGCTTCTTAAGCTTGCAAGAATAGAAGATGATGACCTGCTGATCATGTCAGATGTTGATGAAATCCCAAGCGGTCACACAATTGATCTCTTAAGGTGGTGCGACGACATTCCAGACATACTTCATCTTCAGCTCAGGAATTATCTTTACTCGTTTGAGTTTTTCCTTGATGACAAGAGCTGGAGGGCATCAATACACAAGTACAAATCTGGAAAGACAAGGTATGCACACTTCCGGCAGACGGATGAGCTTCTTGCTGATTCAGGGTGGCACTGCAGCTTTTGCTTCCGCTACATAAGCGATTTTGCCTTCAAGATGCAAGCGTACAGCCATGTTGACCGGATCAGGTTCAAGTACTTCCTGAACCCTGAAAGGATTCAAGATGTCATCTGCAGAGGGGCAGATCTTTTTGATATGCTTCCAGAAGAGTACACATTCCAAGAAATCATTGCCAAGCTGGGGCCGATCCCAAGCACATATTCTGGTGTTCATCTCCCTAGTTATCTACTAAAGAATGTCGAGCGGTTTAGATACCTTCTACCCGGCAACTGCAGGAGAGAAAGTGGCTAG
- the LOC136491982 gene encoding uncharacterized protein, whose protein sequence is MVPGAPARSLTPLGGGRGVPGPVAARPGAEADMPEARVSEERAVSSMGPTVEVERAMGGPTPSSPRRVEEVPGSDGGQLAPVDTEAAPLPPPALLQRRLKHLVEDPALAPRKALKVNVSSSAHQAAEAQAGMQRGAVSGGAVSEEAAAQEKGAEAAAERVEEEEPTPRDVVSLGAKEAGASTTAEAFEGEAGAPKASEVGAVDAGATEVEMAEAGAPGSVEAEAMEVETGKVLVPPLVQTISSDDSSPGKEAADVEAASTAEQSVSDPTEGSSALARLRPEPREWNFPRVFWRDRADPEGEPVFALEDIAEGGGGIPSSSTTNLQCGRCRPQ, encoded by the exons atggtgcccggggcgccggcaaggagcctgacgcccctaggaggaggaagaggtgtcccggggccggtggcggcccgtcccggggctGAGGCCGATatgcccgaggcgcgggtgtcggaggagcgtgccgtcagctcGATGGgtccgacggtggaggtggagcgagcgatgGGGGGGCCGACCCCATCGTCTccacgaagggtcgaggaggtgccggggtccgatgGAGGCCAGCTGGCTCCGGTGGATACCGAGGctgcgccgctgccaccaccggcgctgttgcagaggaggctg AAGCATCTGGTGGAGGATCCTGCCTTGGcaccccgtaaggcgctcaaggtgaacgttagctcctctgcCCATCAGgcggcggaggcgcaggctggcatGCAGCGTGGCGCGGTGTCGGGtggggccgtttcggaggaggcggctgcccaggaaaagggtgccgaggcggccgcggagcgagtggaggaggaggagcccacgcctcgcgatgtcgtgagtcttggggcgaaggaggctggggcatCCACCACTGCCGAGGCCTTTGAGGGTGAGGCTGGAGCCCCCAAGGCCTCCGAAGTCGGGGCGGTGGATgccggggccaccgaggtagagatggcggaggccggagcccctggatccgtcgaggccgaggcgatggaagTGGAGACGGGGAAGGTTTTggtgccgcccctggttcagacaatctcgtctgatgattcctctcccgggaaggaggcggcggacgtcgaggcggccagtaccgcggagcagtCAGTCTCAGATCctaccgaggggagttcggcccttgcccggctGCGGCCTGAGCCCCGTgagtggaacttcccgcgtgttttttGGCGGGACcgggctgatcccgagggggagccggtgttcgcccttgaagatattgcagaggggggcggtgggataccctcgagcagtaccaccaacttgcagtgcggtcgctgcagaccgCAATGA